A single region of the Kineosporiaceae bacterium SCSIO 59966 genome encodes:
- a CDS encoding TSUP family transporter, with product MELTDLGAGTVILLLLAALSAGWVDAVVGGGGLLQLPALLLVPGMTPLNALATNKVASIFGTATSSITYYRRVHPDLRTALPMAGLALVGAAGGALSASLLPEQVLQPVIVVALLAVAVYTLARPALGEATALRWHGRRHHLAAGAAGAAIGFYDGILGPGTGSFLVFTLVGLLGYAFLEASAKAKIVNFATNLGALLVFVPQGAVLWGLGLLMGSANLLGGYLGARTAVARGSGFVRVVFLLVVGALILRLGWQVVTGG from the coding sequence GTGGAGCTGACCGACCTCGGCGCCGGCACCGTCATCCTGCTGCTGCTCGCGGCCCTGTCCGCCGGCTGGGTCGACGCCGTCGTCGGCGGCGGAGGGCTCCTCCAGCTCCCCGCGCTGCTGCTCGTGCCCGGGATGACCCCGCTGAACGCCCTGGCGACGAACAAGGTCGCCAGCATCTTCGGCACCGCGACGAGCAGCATCACGTACTACCGCCGCGTCCACCCGGACCTGCGGACCGCGCTGCCGATGGCCGGACTGGCCCTGGTCGGAGCGGCCGGCGGGGCGCTGTCGGCCAGCCTGCTGCCCGAGCAGGTGCTGCAGCCGGTCATCGTCGTCGCCCTGCTCGCGGTCGCCGTCTACACCCTGGCCCGGCCCGCGCTCGGGGAGGCCACCGCGCTGCGCTGGCACGGACGCCGCCACCACCTGGCAGCCGGGGCCGCCGGAGCGGCGATCGGGTTCTACGACGGCATCCTCGGACCGGGCACCGGGTCGTTCCTCGTCTTCACCCTCGTCGGGCTGCTCGGCTACGCCTTCCTCGAGGCCAGCGCCAAGGCGAAGATCGTCAACTTCGCGACGAACCTGGGCGCGCTGCTCGTGTTCGTCCCCCAGGGGGCGGTGCTGTGGGGGCTGGGCCTGCTCATGGGCTCGGCGAACCTGCTCGGCGGCTACCTCGGCGCCCGGACGGCGGTCGCCCGCGGCAGCGGCTTCGTGCGGGTGGTGTTCCTGCTCGTCGTCGGCGCGCTCATCCTGCGGCTCGGCTGGCAGGTCGTGACCGGCGGCTGA
- a CDS encoding DUF4439 domain-containing protein — translation MRPSPAAGPPRRAVLASLVAGLTLGLTGCADLSRLGDVRLDDDETVPPPVPGPDELARRAAVADARVLRDAAGAAAASAGDPALAGLLKQVADVHAVHLEALAAREPARTPTAAPSAAPTTAPPVPPPVGELPGRESAAAVRALGHVPEVSGGMARLLAAVGAARSACADVVARTAGTPPPATPALVTEATRTTWSEGLDADAVTALTAATEAAHAAVYGYGVVAARLTGAAQEAARAALADHEAAVAQLRDVLVGAGHEPPVPEVAYALPGPAGTPAELVELAAGIERRLAGHYAPVAAATGSVRLLGADLLVGTAVREVRWTGTPTALPGLH, via the coding sequence ATGCGTCCCTCCCCGGCCGCCGGCCCGCCGCGCCGGGCGGTTCTCGCCTCGCTGGTGGCCGGGCTCACTCTCGGTCTGACCGGGTGCGCGGACCTCTCGCGCCTGGGCGACGTCCGGCTGGACGACGACGAGACGGTCCCGCCCCCGGTGCCCGGCCCCGACGAGCTGGCCCGGAGGGCCGCGGTGGCCGACGCGCGGGTGCTGCGCGACGCCGCCGGCGCCGCCGCGGCGTCGGCCGGTGACCCGGCGCTGGCTGGGCTGCTCAAGCAGGTGGCCGACGTGCACGCCGTCCACCTCGAGGCGCTCGCCGCCCGCGAGCCCGCCCGGACGCCGACAGCCGCGCCGTCAGCCGCGCCGACGACCGCGCCACCGGTCCCGCCACCGGTCGGTGAGCTGCCGGGCCGGGAGTCCGCGGCGGCCGTCCGGGCGCTCGGCCACGTGCCGGAGGTGTCCGGGGGGATGGCCCGGTTGCTCGCCGCCGTGGGCGCGGCCCGCTCGGCCTGCGCCGACGTCGTGGCCCGGACCGCCGGGACGCCGCCCCCGGCGACACCGGCCCTCGTCACCGAGGCCACGCGCACCACCTGGTCCGAGGGCCTGGACGCCGACGCCGTCACCGCGCTGACCGCCGCGACCGAGGCCGCGCACGCCGCGGTCTACGGGTACGGCGTCGTCGCCGCCCGGCTGACCGGCGCTGCCCAGGAGGCCGCCCGCGCCGCGCTGGCCGACCACGAGGCGGCGGTGGCGCAGCTGCGTGACGTGCTCGTCGGCGCCGGCCACGAACCGCCGGTGCCCGAGGTCGCCTACGCCCTGCCGGGCCCGGCCGGCACGCCTGCGGAGCTGGTGGAGCTCGCCGCCGGGATCGAGCGGCGCCTCGCCGGCCACTACGCCCCGGTGGCGGCCGCGACCGGCAGCGTCCGGCTGCTCGGCGCGGACCTGCTCGTGGGGACCGCCGTCCGGGAGGTCCGGTGGACCGGGACGCCCACCGCCCTGCCCGGGCTGCACTGA
- the rimP gene encoding ribosome maturation factor RimP, whose protein sequence is MSSSDRVRALLEPVVGGTGHVLEDVTLTPAGRRRVLRVVVDLPAEAEGSLDLDAVAEVSRAVSEALDASDVLGGSPYVLEVTSPGVDRPLTEPRHWSRARGRLVRVETAPDAATDDLTGRVTGTDADGVTVEVDGEQRHLPWGALRRGRVQVEFDRPGDTDSDTDSDTDSDSDTDAED, encoded by the coding sequence GTGTCGTCGTCCGACCGCGTCCGCGCCCTGCTCGAGCCCGTCGTCGGCGGGACCGGGCACGTCCTGGAGGACGTGACACTCACACCCGCGGGCCGTCGCCGGGTGCTACGGGTGGTCGTGGACCTGCCCGCCGAGGCCGAGGGCAGCCTCGACCTCGACGCGGTCGCCGAGGTGTCCCGGGCGGTGTCCGAGGCGCTCGACGCCTCCGACGTGCTCGGCGGCTCGCCGTACGTCCTGGAGGTCACCTCGCCCGGCGTCGACCGTCCGCTCACCGAGCCTCGGCACTGGTCCCGCGCCCGCGGCAGGCTGGTCAGGGTCGAGACCGCGCCGGACGCCGCGACCGACGACCTGACCGGCAGGGTCACCGGTACCGACGCGGACGGCGTCACCGTGGAGGTGGACGGCGAGCAGCGGCACCTGCCGTGGGGCGCGCTGCGCCGCGGCCGGGTGCAGGTCGAGTTCGACCGTCCCGGTGACACCGACTCCGACACCGACTCCGACACTGACTCTGACTCCGACACCGACGCGGAGGACTGA
- the nusA gene encoding transcription termination/antitermination protein NusA — protein MDIDLTALRMLEREKEIPFDVLVRAIEQALLIAYHRTEGAQRHARVELDRRTGHVVVWAAEVDDEGAVVREYDDTPTGFGRIAATTARQVILQRLRDVEDEAVLGEFRGREGDVVAGVVQQGPDPRVVHVDLGTVEAVLPPAEQVPGERYEHGARIRCLVVAVRKGPKGPSITLSRTHPNLVRRLFALEVPEVADGTVEITAVAREAGHRTKIAVRSTVPGVNAKGACIGPMGQRVRAVMAELHGEKIDIIDHSDDPAEFVGNALSPARVSSVEVVDAAARAARVVVPDYQLSLAIGKEGQNARLAARLTGWRIDIRPDTAPGGGTSGNTPGAG, from the coding sequence GTGGACATCGACCTCACCGCGCTGCGGATGCTCGAGCGCGAGAAGGAGATCCCGTTCGACGTCCTCGTCCGGGCGATCGAGCAGGCGCTGCTCATCGCCTACCACCGCACCGAGGGGGCCCAGCGGCACGCACGGGTCGAGCTCGACCGGCGCACCGGTCACGTCGTGGTCTGGGCGGCCGAGGTGGACGACGAGGGGGCCGTCGTGCGCGAGTATGACGACACGCCCACCGGCTTCGGCCGGATCGCCGCGACCACGGCCCGCCAGGTCATCCTGCAGCGGCTGCGGGACGTCGAGGACGAGGCCGTCCTCGGTGAGTTCCGCGGCCGGGAGGGCGACGTCGTCGCGGGCGTCGTCCAGCAGGGTCCCGACCCCCGGGTGGTGCACGTCGACCTCGGCACGGTGGAGGCCGTCCTGCCGCCGGCCGAGCAGGTCCCGGGCGAACGGTACGAGCACGGGGCGCGGATCCGCTGCCTCGTCGTCGCCGTCCGCAAGGGACCCAAGGGACCCTCCATCACCCTGTCGCGCACGCACCCCAACCTCGTCCGTCGGCTGTTCGCGCTGGAGGTGCCCGAGGTCGCCGACGGCACCGTCGAGATCACCGCCGTCGCCCGGGAGGCCGGGCACCGCACGAAGATCGCCGTCCGGTCCACGGTCCCCGGCGTCAACGCCAAGGGCGCCTGCATCGGTCCGATGGGGCAGCGGGTCCGGGCGGTCATGGCCGAGCTGCACGGCGAGAAGATCGACATCATCGACCACAGCGACGACCCGGCGGAGTTCGTCGGCAACGCCCTGTCGCCGGCACGGGTGTCCTCCGTCGAGGTCGTGGACGCCGCGGCCCGGGCCGCCCGTGTCGTCGTGCCGGACTACCAGCTCTCGCTGGCGATCGGCAAGGAGGGCCAGAACGCGCGGTTGGCCGCCCGGCTGACCGGCTGGCGGATCGACATCCGGCCGGACACCGCCCCTGGGGGCGGCACGTCGGGGAACACTCCCGGTGCCGGGTGA
- a CDS encoding YlxR family protein, giving the protein MTEAGRSVRRSARPAAPQRTCVGCRVRDDRSRLLRVVAEPGPATEMALVPDPRGRLPGRGAWLHPDLDCLDLAERRRAFARALRLQGPVDTAAVREHLATAGGTQGR; this is encoded by the coding sequence CTGACTGAGGCCGGACGCTCCGTCCGGCGGTCTGCGCGCCCCGCTGCCCCCCAGCGGACCTGCGTCGGCTGCCGGGTGCGGGACGACCGGTCCCGGTTGCTGCGGGTCGTCGCGGAACCGGGTCCTGCCACCGAGATGGCGCTGGTCCCGGACCCACGTGGCAGGCTTCCGGGCCGGGGTGCGTGGCTGCACCCGGACCTGGACTGCCTCGACCTCGCCGAGCGCCGGCGGGCGTTCGCCCGGGCCCTGCGCCTGCAGGGACCGGTGGACACCGCCGCCGTGCGGGAGCACCTCGCCACGGCGGGGGGCACACAGGGCCGGTAG
- the infB gene encoding translation initiation factor IF-2, whose product MAKVRVYELAKELGVESKVVLTKLQELGEFVRSASSTVEAPVVRRLREAMPPAADGAGNGASTDTRSARPAKPSARPGRTSASAGAPPAGELPAEAPQAPQESQQPQQSERPEPIEAPAADTAQQPAAAAPSAPAGDASAGDAPARPGPKPAPKPATPQAPAAGEEGRSGRPGPARPGNNPFAPSQGMPRPGQRPPRPGNNPFAPSQGMPRPGQRPAPGAGAPAAGGERPGGPRPGGPRPAAPRPGGPRPNPGMMPGRSSVARPGAPARGGGRPGGGRPGGAPGGPPGRGGGPVGGGFGKGSRGRGGTQGAFGRGGGRPVRGRKSKRAKRQEFEAMQAPSVGGVQVPRGDGSTVVRIRQGASLTDFAERIDANPASLVTVLFHLGEMATATQSLDEDTFKLLGSELGYDVRIVSPEDEERELLGAFDIDLAAELEAEDDEDLQPRPPVVTVMGHVDHGKTKLLDAIRSTDVVAGEAGGITQAIGAYQVHTEHEGQDRALTFIDTPGHEAFTAMRARGAQVTDIAILVVAADDGVMPQTIEALNHAQAAGVPVVVAINKIDKEGANPEKVKQQLTEYNLVAEEYGGDTMFVPISALKRQGIDDLLEAVLLTADAELDLRANPNKDARGVAIEAHLDKGRGPVATVLVQSGTLHVGDAIVAGNGFGRVRAMLDEHGETIEEAGPSRPVLVLGLTAVPGAGDTFLVAPDDRTARQIAERREAAQRAASLAKRRKRISLEDLNEALAAGKVETLNLIIKGDGSGSVEALEDALLKIDVGNEVELRIIHRGVGAITQNDVNLATVDNAVIIGFNVRPAERVAELAEREGVDLRFYSVIYQAIEDVENALRGMLKPEYEEVQLGTAEIREVFRSSKFGNIAGALVRSGVIRRNARARLLRDGVVVGDNLTIESLRRFKDDATEVREGFECGIGLGSFNDIRVGDVIETFEMREKPRD is encoded by the coding sequence GTGGCAAAGGTCCGGGTCTACGAGCTCGCCAAGGAGCTCGGAGTCGAGAGCAAGGTCGTCCTGACCAAGCTCCAGGAGCTCGGTGAGTTCGTCCGTTCCGCCTCCTCCACGGTGGAGGCCCCGGTCGTGCGCCGGCTGCGCGAGGCGATGCCTCCAGCCGCGGACGGTGCAGGGAACGGCGCGAGCACCGACACGAGGTCGGCCAGGCCGGCGAAGCCGTCCGCCAGGCCGGGGAGGACGTCCGCGTCTGCGGGCGCGCCACCGGCAGGCGAGCTGCCGGCCGAGGCCCCCCAGGCGCCCCAGGAGTCCCAGCAGCCCCAGCAGTCCGAGCGGCCAGAGCCGATCGAGGCTCCCGCTGCCGACACTGCACAGCAGCCCGCCGCCGCGGCCCCGTCCGCGCCGGCCGGTGACGCGTCGGCCGGTGACGCACCGGCCCGGCCGGGCCCGAAGCCCGCGCCGAAGCCGGCGACGCCGCAGGCCCCCGCGGCCGGCGAGGAGGGCCGCAGCGGTCGTCCGGGTCCGGCCCGCCCGGGGAACAACCCGTTCGCGCCGAGCCAGGGGATGCCCCGGCCCGGTCAGCGTCCGCCGCGTCCGGGGAACAACCCGTTCGCGCCGAGCCAGGGCATGCCCCGGCCCGGTCAGCGCCCGGCGCCCGGTGCCGGTGCGCCGGCTGCCGGGGGCGAGCGCCCCGGCGGTCCTCGCCCGGGTGGTCCGCGTCCGGCTGCGCCCCGCCCCGGCGGTCCGCGTCCGAACCCCGGGATGATGCCCGGGCGCTCCTCGGTCGCCCGCCCCGGTGCGCCCGCGCGTGGCGGGGGTCGTCCTGGCGGCGGCCGTCCCGGGGGTGCCCCTGGCGGTCCTCCCGGTCGTGGCGGGGGCCCGGTCGGCGGCGGCTTCGGCAAGGGCAGTCGCGGTCGCGGTGGCACCCAGGGCGCGTTCGGCCGCGGTGGCGGCCGGCCGGTCCGAGGGCGCAAGTCCAAGCGCGCGAAGCGCCAGGAGTTCGAGGCCATGCAGGCGCCGTCGGTCGGAGGCGTCCAGGTCCCCCGCGGGGACGGCTCGACCGTCGTCCGGATCCGGCAGGGTGCCTCGCTGACCGACTTCGCCGAGCGGATCGACGCCAACCCGGCGAGCCTGGTCACCGTGCTGTTCCACCTCGGTGAGATGGCGACGGCGACCCAGTCCCTGGACGAGGACACCTTCAAGCTGCTCGGTTCCGAGCTCGGGTACGACGTCCGGATCGTCTCTCCCGAGGACGAGGAGCGCGAGCTCCTCGGTGCCTTCGACATCGATCTCGCGGCAGAGCTCGAGGCCGAGGACGACGAGGACCTGCAGCCGCGCCCGCCGGTGGTGACCGTCATGGGTCACGTCGACCACGGCAAGACCAAGCTCCTCGACGCCATCCGCTCCACCGACGTGGTCGCCGGTGAGGCCGGTGGCATCACCCAGGCCATCGGCGCCTACCAGGTGCACACCGAGCACGAGGGTCAGGACCGTGCGCTGACGTTCATCGACACCCCCGGTCACGAGGCGTTCACCGCCATGCGTGCCCGCGGCGCTCAGGTGACCGACATCGCCATCCTCGTCGTGGCCGCGGACGACGGTGTGATGCCGCAGACCATCGAGGCGCTCAACCACGCCCAGGCGGCCGGTGTCCCCGTGGTCGTGGCGATCAACAAGATCGACAAGGAGGGCGCCAACCCGGAGAAGGTCAAGCAGCAGCTGACCGAGTACAACCTGGTGGCCGAGGAGTACGGCGGCGACACCATGTTCGTGCCCATCTCCGCGCTGAAGCGCCAGGGCATCGACGACCTGCTCGAGGCCGTGCTGCTCACCGCGGACGCCGAGCTCGACCTGCGGGCGAACCCGAACAAGGACGCCCGCGGGGTGGCCATCGAGGCCCACCTCGACAAGGGTCGCGGTCCCGTCGCCACGGTGCTCGTGCAGTCCGGCACGCTGCACGTCGGTGACGCCATCGTCGCCGGTAACGGCTTCGGCCGGGTACGGGCGATGCTCGACGAGCACGGTGAGACCATCGAGGAGGCCGGTCCCTCGCGGCCGGTGCTCGTGCTCGGCCTCACCGCCGTCCCGGGAGCGGGCGACACGTTCCTCGTCGCCCCGGACGACCGCACCGCCCGGCAGATCGCCGAGCGCCGCGAGGCCGCCCAGCGGGCCGCGAGCCTGGCCAAGCGCCGTAAGCGGATCAGCCTCGAGGACCTCAACGAGGCGCTCGCGGCCGGCAAGGTCGAGACCCTCAACCTGATCATCAAGGGTGACGGGTCCGGCTCGGTGGAGGCGCTCGAGGACGCCCTGCTCAAGATCGACGTCGGCAACGAGGTCGAGCTGCGGATCATCCACCGCGGCGTCGGGGCGATCACCCAGAACGACGTCAACCTGGCGACCGTCGACAACGCCGTCATCATCGGTTTCAACGTGCGGCCGGCGGAGCGGGTCGCCGAGCTCGCCGAGCGGGAGGGCGTCGACCTGCGGTTCTACTCGGTCATCTACCAGGCGATCGAGGACGTCGAGAACGCGCTGCGCGGCATGCTGAAGCCGGAGTACGAGGAGGTGCAGCTCGGCACCGCGGAGATCCGCGAGGTCTTCCGCTCCTCCAAGTTCGGCAACATCGCCGGTGCGCTCGTGCGCTCCGGGGTGATCCGGCGCAACGCCCGGGCCCGGTTGCTGCGGGACGGCGTGGTCGTCGGGGACAACCTCACCATCGAGTCGCTGCGCCGGTTCAAGGACGACGCGACCGAGGTCCGTGAGGGTTTCGAGTGCGGTATCGGTCTGGGGTCGTTCAACGACATCAGGGTCGGCGACGTCATCGAGACCTTCGAGATGCGCGAGAAGCCGCGCGACTGA
- a CDS encoding DUF503 domain-containing protein has product MFVGTLTLDLLLGDVRSLKQKRAVVRPLVAELRRRHDVACAETGHLDLHRRSEVAVAVVAADATHCREVLDACERLVAGRPELELLSARRRVLGDGDLDDRPSDSEDGP; this is encoded by the coding sequence GTGTTCGTCGGCACGCTGACCCTCGACCTGCTGCTCGGGGACGTCCGCTCCCTCAAGCAGAAGCGGGCGGTGGTCCGTCCGCTGGTGGCCGAGCTGCGACGCCGTCACGACGTGGCCTGCGCCGAGACCGGCCACCTCGACCTGCACCGCCGCAGCGAGGTGGCGGTGGCGGTGGTGGCGGCGGACGCCACGCACTGCCGGGAGGTGCTCGACGCCTGCGAGCGCCTCGTGGCCGGCCGTCCGGAGCTCGAGCTCCTGTCGGCCCGCCGACGGGTCCTCGGCGACGGGGACCTGGACGACCGACCCAGCGACAGTGAGGACGGACCATGA
- the rbfA gene encoding 30S ribosome-binding factor RbfA: MSDPARARKLADRIKVVVAETLERRIKDPRLGFVTVTDARVTNDLQHATVFYTVLGDETERAGTVAAMESARGVLRSEVGRRTGVRLTPTLELVLDAVPETAAHIDDLLRRAAEQDAEVARRASAAGYAGDPDPYRRPDDEDGGDDEDAEDVEDPGDDGDAGR; this comes from the coding sequence ATGAGCGACCCAGCGCGCGCCCGCAAGCTCGCCGACCGGATCAAGGTCGTCGTCGCCGAGACGCTCGAGCGCCGGATCAAGGACCCGCGGCTCGGGTTCGTCACGGTGACCGACGCCCGGGTCACCAACGACCTGCAGCACGCGACGGTCTTCTACACGGTGCTCGGCGACGAGACCGAGCGGGCCGGGACCGTCGCGGCGATGGAGAGCGCCCGCGGGGTGCTCCGCTCCGAGGTCGGGCGGCGGACCGGCGTCCGTCTCACCCCGACCCTGGAGCTCGTCCTGGACGCCGTCCCGGAGACTGCCGCGCACATCGACGACCTGCTGCGCCGGGCGGCCGAGCAGGACGCGGAGGTGGCGCGGCGTGCCAGCGCTGCCGGCTACGCCGGCGACCCCGACCCCTACCGGCGCCCGGACGACGAGGACGGCGGGGACGACGAGGACGCCGAGGACGTCGAGGACCCGGGCGACGACGGGGACGCCGGCCGGTGA
- the truB gene encoding tRNA pseudouridine(55) synthase TruB encodes MSRPEGPSGIVVVDKPAGWTSHDVVARVRRLAGTRRVGHAGTLDPMATGVLVLGVERATRLLTFLVGADKSYTATVRLGTATVTDDAEGDVVSRADASGVTDDALAAAVARLTGPIEQVPSAVSAIKVDGRRSYARVRAGEDVELPPRAVTVHRFAVVATRALTVDGVPQVDVDVEVDCSSGTYVRALARDLGRDLGVGGHLTALRRTRVGGYGLETARTLDDLEGSFSVLPLAEAARAAFPVRELDAEEARRLARGQRLTVAGGPGDGVPVAAFAPDGTLVAVVQDVGPTTRPLVVLAPA; translated from the coding sequence GTGAGCCGCCCGGAGGGCCCCTCCGGGATCGTCGTGGTGGACAAGCCGGCCGGCTGGACCAGCCACGACGTCGTCGCCCGGGTGCGTCGGCTGGCGGGCACCCGCCGGGTCGGGCACGCCGGCACCCTCGACCCGATGGCGACCGGGGTACTCGTCCTGGGCGTCGAGCGGGCGACCCGGCTGCTGACCTTCCTCGTCGGGGCGGACAAGTCCTACACGGCCACGGTGCGCCTGGGGACCGCGACGGTGACCGACGACGCCGAGGGCGACGTCGTCTCCCGCGCCGACGCCAGCGGCGTCACCGACGACGCGCTGGCGGCCGCCGTCGCCCGGCTGACCGGGCCGATCGAGCAGGTGCCCAGCGCGGTCAGCGCGATCAAGGTCGACGGCCGCCGCTCCTACGCCCGGGTGCGTGCCGGTGAGGACGTCGAGCTGCCGCCGCGGGCGGTCACCGTGCACCGGTTCGCGGTCGTCGCCACCCGGGCGCTCACCGTCGACGGGGTGCCCCAGGTGGACGTCGACGTGGAGGTCGACTGCAGCAGCGGCACCTACGTGCGCGCACTCGCCCGGGACCTGGGCCGCGACCTGGGGGTCGGGGGCCACCTCACCGCGCTGCGCCGGACCCGGGTCGGCGGCTACGGCCTCGAGACCGCCCGCACCCTCGACGATCTGGAGGGGTCGTTCTCGGTGCTCCCCCTGGCCGAGGCGGCGCGCGCGGCCTTCCCGGTGCGCGAGCTCGACGCCGAGGAGGCCCGACGGCTCGCCCGCGGGCAGCGACTCACCGTGGCCGGAGGCCCCGGCGACGGGGTCCCGGTCGCCGCCTTCGCCCCCGACGGCACCCTCGTCGCCGTCGTCCAGGACGTCGGGCCGACGACGCGACCTCTCGTCGTCCTCGCCCCGGCCTGA
- a CDS encoding bifunctional riboflavin kinase/FAD synthetase, with protein MQRWNDLAEVPADHGPSVVAIGNFDGVHLGHRSVLTRLVEEARARSAAAVAITFWPHPLHVLHPDRAPELLTGRQDKLDLLDSTGLDAVLEMPFTRELAGWSPERFVEDVLVRALHATAVVVGRDIRFGYRNSGDLSTMRRLGEQHGFDVIVLDDVGAGGAGEGRWSSTIVRQRLAAGDVAGAAEVLGRPHRLRGTVVHGDHRGRELGFPTANLGPDQTGMLPADGVYAGWMERLDLPAGAPDRRLPAAISIGTNPTFDGHGRRVEAYVLDRDDLDLYGETVALDLVERLRDTVRYDGPASLVEQMRRDAEQARRVLDSGRRA; from the coding sequence GTGCAGCGCTGGAACGACCTGGCCGAGGTCCCCGCCGACCACGGCCCGTCCGTCGTCGCGATCGGCAACTTCGACGGCGTGCACCTCGGCCACCGGAGCGTCCTGACCCGGCTCGTCGAGGAGGCCCGCGCCCGCTCCGCCGCCGCCGTCGCCATCACCTTCTGGCCGCACCCGCTGCACGTGCTGCACCCCGACCGTGCCCCCGAGCTGCTCACCGGCCGGCAGGACAAGCTCGACCTGCTCGACTCCACCGGGCTCGACGCCGTCCTGGAGATGCCGTTCACCCGTGAGCTCGCCGGCTGGAGCCCCGAGCGCTTCGTCGAGGACGTCCTGGTCCGCGCCCTGCACGCCACCGCCGTCGTCGTCGGCCGCGACATCCGGTTCGGGTACCGCAACTCCGGTGACCTGTCCACGATGCGTCGCCTCGGCGAGCAGCACGGTTTCGACGTGATCGTCCTCGACGACGTCGGTGCCGGCGGGGCCGGGGAGGGGAGGTGGTCCTCCACGATCGTCCGGCAGCGGCTGGCCGCCGGGGACGTAGCGGGCGCGGCCGAGGTCCTCGGACGCCCCCACCGACTGCGCGGCACCGTCGTCCACGGGGACCACCGGGGCCGCGAGCTGGGCTTCCCGACCGCGAACCTGGGCCCGGACCAGACCGGGATGCTGCCCGCCGACGGCGTCTACGCCGGCTGGATGGAGCGCCTCGACCTGCCCGCCGGGGCGCCCGACCGCCGGCTGCCCGCGGCGATCTCCATCGGCACCAACCCCACCTTCGACGGGCACGGCCGGCGGGTCGAGGCGTACGTGCTCGACCGTGACGACCTCGACCTGTACGGCGAGACCGTCGCGCTCGACCTGGTGGAGCGGCTCCGGGACACCGTCCGCTACGACGGTCCCGCGTCGCTCGTCGAGCAGATGCGCCGGGACGCCGAGCAGGCCCGGCGGGTCCTCGATTCGGGACGACGGGCCTGA
- the rpsO gene encoding 30S ribosomal protein S15 has protein sequence MPLDSATKQKIMSEYATREGDTGSPEVQVAMLTQRIKDLTEHMKEHKHDHHSRRGLLLLVGQRRRLLNYLAKKDIDRYRSLIERLGLRR, from the coding sequence GTGCCGCTCGACAGTGCCACCAAGCAGAAGATCATGTCCGAGTACGCCACGCGCGAGGGCGACACCGGTTCCCCCGAGGTCCAGGTCGCGATGCTCACCCAGCGGATCAAGGACCTGACCGAGCACATGAAGGAGCACAAGCACGACCACCACAGCCGTCGTGGTCTGCTCCTGCTCGTCGGCCAGCGCCGCCGGCTGCTGAACTACCTGGCGAAGAAGGACATCGATCGCTACCGCTCGCTCATCGAGCGGCTCGGTCTGCGCCGCTGA